gacttgcccgttcgtgcgggggtgcgcaactgccgcccaatccactcgaatgtggtggtcgtcgcagaactggaggaatctctttcCGGTGAACTGCGTACCGTTGTCGGTTACGATGGAGttcgggatcccgaagcggtggatgatgtcggtgaagaattgtaccgcctgctcggacttgatctgcgccacaggtcttgcttcgatccatttggaaaacttgtcgacagcgacgagtaggtgggtgaagcccccgggcgcccttttgaagggtccaaCAAGATCCaacccccagaccgcgaacggccacgtgatggggatggtttgcaatgcctgtgcgggcagatgggtttggcgggcaaagaattggcatccttcgcaagtgcggactacctgggtagcatccgcgaccgcggttggccagtagaaaccttgccggaaggcaTTGCCTACCagcgtccttggcgcagcgtggtgaccgcaggccccggcgtggatgtcaTGGATCAGCGCCcttccctgttcgatcgggatgcagcgctggaggatccccgTATGGCTTCGCTTGTAAAGCTCTTGGTTGATGATGGCGAAGGATTTCGCTCGGCGCGTGATCCTGCGGGCTTCGGTCTTGTCAGTTGGGAGCGCGTCGTGGATAAGGTactcgaggtacggggctctccaatcggtCGGGGGGTCGGGCCCTGCTGCGGGACCTGCCTCGATTTCCATAACCGCGGGGTCGGAGGGCCCGGCTTCCGCGGCCgggtcgggcggggcggcgtCGTTTCCCTCGGGGTGGGTGTTCGGGTCCAGGATAGGTGGCGTattgccgacctcccctggccCGGACCCCGACCCCGAGGCTGGGCACGCCCcgccgacccctgctggctccGGGTAACGGATcgaaggcttcagctggtcgctaacgaagacgccgtcgggggcGGGCGTCCGGCCAGACGCCGCCTTagcgagctcgtcggcggcttcgttgaagcgccttacGACGTGATTGAGCTCCAatccgtcgaacttgtcctcgagcttacgtacctcgttgcagtaggcggccatttttggatcatggcagctccattctttcatgacttgttcgacgaccaactgggaatcgcctcggacgtccagtcgacggatgcccagctcgacggcgatgcgaagcccgttgagaagggcttcatactcagcgacattgtttgatgcaggaaaatggaggcgaatCATGTACCTTATGCGTACACCCAGCGGAGAGACGAAAACGaggcccgctccggcgcgggccctcatcagcgacccgtcgaagtacagcGTCCAAAACTCCTGCTCTTCTGCCACCGGCGGCGTTTGCACCTCCGTCCACTCagccacgaaatcggcaagtacctgggatttgatggcggtgcgggggacgtaggtgataccctggtccataagctcaaccgcccacttcgcgatcctccctgttgcatttgggttccggatgacctcaccaagcgggaatgaagagacgaccgttaccggatgggaggtgaagtagtgacgcagcttcctcttcgtgatgaggacggcgtagacgagcttctggatctgcggataTCGTGACTTGGATTcggacaacacctcgctgatgaagtatacCGGGCGTTGCATCTTGagagcgtgcccctcctcctctcgctccaccactagggccgcgctgaccacctgggtggttgccgcgACGTAGAGTAAGAGGATTTCACCGTCGGCCGGCGgaaccaggatcggggcctttgtcaggaggtccttgagccggccaagcgcctcctgcgcctcgctggtccactcgaagcggtcggATCTCTTCAGGAGCCTATAGAGGGGaagtcctcgctcgccgaggcgcgagatgaatcGGCTTAGGGacgctaagcatcccatgacgcgctgcacTCCCCTcatgttccggattggccccatgccgttgatggccgctatcttctccgggttcgcctcgatgccccgtacggagacgatgaagcctagcagcatgccccttgggacaccgaacacgCATTTCTCTGGGTTAAGCTTAATATGCTTATcccttagcctttcgaaggctaacTTCAGGTCGGGGACAAGCTGATCGCTCTTCctggatttgaccacgatgtcgtcaacataagcctcaacggttcgcccgatgagatctccaaagcacttaagcatacatcgctggaaggtagcccccgcgtttttgaggccgaatggcatcttaacgtaacagtaggggccaaagggggtgatgaaggaggtggtgagctggtcggcctctttcatcgcgatctggtggtagccCGAGTACGCATCGAGGAAGCTGAGTGTTTCGCACCCGGCTGTCGAGTCGACTATTTGGTCTATACGCGGCAAAgggaacggatcctttggacacgctttgttgggaccggtataatcgacacacattctccatttcccatactttttcggtacaagaacaggattggccaaccactcggggtggtgtacTTCTTTGATGAAGCCAGCCGCCAGGAGCTTTTCGAGTTCTTCgccaatggccctgcgcctttcttcgtcgaaacggcgcaagccctgcttcactggtttagagccggccctgatgttcagggaatgctcggcgacttctctcgggacgcctggcatgtccgagggcttccacgcaaagacatcgctgtttgcgcggaggaagccgacgagcgcgctttcctatttgggagatagggccgcgctgattCGCACCACCCCTGCGCTGGAACAACCGGGATTGAGGGGGACTTctttgataccttcggtgggcttGAAGGGGATTCctgactgcttggcgtcgggcCGGTCCTCAACGGTTTCCTCAAGCTGGGCCTCCATGTCGCCCGAGACGGTGATAGCCGCGGCGTATTCGCAGcactcgacgtcgcactcgtatgccttctggaaggtcgtgccgacggtgatgactccattgggccccggcagcttgagcttgaggtaggtgtagttggggattgccatgaacttcgcgtagcatgggcggcccaggatggcgtggtaggttccgcgaaagcccaccacctcgaaggtgaggacctccttcctgtaattggaaggggtcccgaacgtgacgggcaggtcgatctgcccgaggggcgtcgcctgcttccctggcacaaCGCCATGAAAGGGGGCCTTGCTAGGACGGAgacgggagcggtcgatccccatggcgtcgagggtttcagcgtagaggaggttgaggccgcttcccccatccatgagtaccttggtgagacgCGTCGTGCCaatgatggggtcgacgacgagaggatagcgccctggatgccggacgcgtccagggtggtcggatctgtcgaaggtgatggccggcgcgGACCAATCCAGGAAAGTCGGGGTCGCCGGCTCGGCGGCGTAAACCTCCCGACGCTCTAGCTTGTGCTGGCGCCTGGTGTCGTACGCAGCGGGtcccccgaagatcatgaagcagccgtccacttTAGGGAAGCCGTCTCCCTTCTCCTCGtctcccttcttttcctcatcgggctttcGTTTCCGATCgcccttcaccgggttgcccacgaagaacctcttcatgaggttgcagtctttgtaggcgtgtttgacggggaactcgtggttcggacacggtccctcgagcaacttgtcgaagaagccgggtgtgccttcggggggcggctgccctcgcttTCGTTCGactgcggccacgaggggggcctcgcgccgctgcttgctcttcttcttctgttgctggcggttggaggtgccttcgccggcgtcctcctcccgctttgccttgcctttggaacgatcaaagatcgctccgacagcctcttcgccgGAGGCatagctggtggcgatgttgaggagctcctccgtggttcgggGACCTCGGCGCCCTAgttcgtggacgaggggccggcatgaggtccctgctaggaaagctcctatgacgtcggcgtcggcgacgttggagagctcggtgcgctttctggagaagcgccggatgtaatcccggagggactcttccgccccctggcggcagctccggaggtcccaggagttgccagggcgagtgtacgtcccttggaagtttcctacgaaaacctccttcaggtcgttccagctacGGATGCGTCCTGAAGGGATGTGCTCTAGCCAGGCTctcgtggagtctgccagaaacAGAGGtaagttgcggatgatgaacaggtcatcgtccgccccgccggcctgaCATGCGAGTCGataatcgctgagccatactccagggttggtctcccccgagtatttggccaaGCTCGTAGGTTGCCGGAAACGCGGCGGGAAGGGcgcattcaggatgcgcgcagagaaggcTCGAGGTCCAGCTGCTCCAGGGCTCGGACTGCGATcctccccgctgtcgtagcgcccgccacggtggacgtggtagccacgGTCCGCCCCGTCtgccctgtccgcgcgggaacGTCTCCGCGCGTCCAgcgtgtcgcgggcgtcgcgaacgggaccgacgcgctggtggatgGATCGGGCCTCGCCTACCGCGAGCGGCGGTGCTCGCTGGGCGGTCGCAGCTGGATTcgcccccggagggggttgatggacagattccccccgccgcTCCGGGGGGGCGTCTTGCGTTGCCCTACTGGCGTTCTGGCCGCGTCGTCGAGACgccgaactttccgcctgctggacggcggcgcactcaaGTAGGTTACGCATCTCTtggcgcgcccgtcgctcctcaggcgttgccggctcggggagctgtcggagcagcaccgccgcagcggcgacgttctggctggcgcgggcgaagagcgGTGGACGCTCTCCAtccgcacagatgcgttcctggacgtcgcgcgctcgTTGTCGTGCTCctccctcgtggtgggggtgctctactTCTCGGCGTGCGCCCAAGTGCTCTTCCAGTAGCACAGAGCCCTCTGGCGCCCTGGGTagggccccagtcgtagctgcggcgcgcgaggggggggCCGTTGCCTCCCCTTggcaccatcgccgttggacccctcggagtgcgcgtcagccatgaagcactcgcgcgaggggtcaGGATTCTCGTTACTAGAGCTAGCGTCGGAGGCTGCCCTCGCCgcgcctacgagctcgttgctcgcgggcgacgtggCGAGGGACCGCGTTAGGAGGCGGCCATGAGCCCCCgcggcgttgcgtagcccgaagagccatccttctggtgaggcCCTTCCGGCTGGTGTCCGGcctctcgtcgtcgtcgtcctggcGGTGGTGCCGAGGGCAGCAGGACGAGCGGGCAGGAcgtggacagggatcagctcggtCCTGTTCCCGGTGGCCAgaaagtccaggctcccgaagcgaatcagggagcccggagcgaagctgcgATCGCGATTGGCCATATAAGACttggtgatgtacgcgcaaaggtcccctacctggcgcgccaactgtcgttgtcaagatcggcggatcaggacttagactagtgaatttcttttatgcgcgtgagcctcagatggttgcacgggagacacggatttggactggttcgggcaaagggagccctacgtccagtatcgaggatgctcgtgttgcccgcgcggggattctgtagtagggggttacagacgggcgagagagggactggtcccaggtctcttgtgtTCTAGGAGGAGTCTTGATCTTTCGAGAGGCTGATCGATCCCCCCTCTCCGGCTCTAGGTTCCGCCTTTTATATCacaaggggccggccggagaTACAATTGGGAACTGGGTAAAAGGTAAAGAGGGAGATGGTAAAAAGGCCTGGCGGGAAAGAGGGCAGGGGCCCATGGCGCCCGatgtcctgccgaccctgaacgcgtgccgtcgtgcatgcTCGAAGGGGTCGCCGCCGGATGCCAAGTGTTGCAGCTCCTCGCAGGTAGCTACTTCGACGTTCGTAGGTATCAggatagatcatgatgagggggtTTCGTCGTCTCCTTgccgtccgttagggaggacggtggataccgCCGCTCTGACGATGGCTTGTTAGAGAGGGGGAGCTTCACGCCTGTTTTGCCGCTTGCGTGGGACCCGAGGACGGGGCCGTCCCTTACTCCGCTCCGGTCGCCGCAGATCATGAGTACTTCGTGACGAATGGGGGCTGGCCGCCAGTACTGTAGCTCGTACAGGATGGTCGTGcgcgggtacttgcgccgggtcgcgtggggggcgcggtcgccctgcgctctgccttctctgcggcgcatttatggtgaggccgacggggggccCCACCGGATTTGTCCTGTCTATGCGGAACGTATCCGAGGAGGACTCTGACCCGTGGGCCTCATCGTGTCCGACTCCctcgctcggggtcgggcgaggcggaacctttgTGGTACGGGGTCGGgggctcccgaccctgggggcgcggtcggtcgaggcggaaaCCCTGCagagggaggtcgggcgctcccggtCCTGACGCtggggtcggtcgaggcggagacTTGATCACACTttggtgggcccgggccttcagGTTTGTTTCCTTAAGCTGCGTATTAGGGGGCcgttgatatttccccccaacacaatTCGTcatcgacttgctccaatggcattcaaaggtgcttgctttgatgttggaacaCACAGCGACGACCATGCTACATGGCCACAACCAGCAATGCTCCCTTTCTTCGGGCTGACCCTGTTGCATAAtagaaaaactaggaaaactttgcgagacattattagtgttagtgcagcccctATTTGATCATGTTATTTTAGTCCAAAAGGAgatttcagattagagcaaatataaactttatacaCCAAATATTCTTCCTTACTGTCATATTTGCCAActgcatgaagcgaacaatgattagaTTTTTGTAACcggaatcaaatttaaatttttcttttagacaatttagattacacagaatttcaaattcaatataatCCAAAATATTTAAAGAATACAACAATTTCAGTTCAttttgtgcacaagtaataggaaaaaaaagcttatcttcagcacatttgtatggttccaaaccTAAAGTATCACACTGattcactacttgtggcataggagtaaaagaagcatcaacacacaagtcctctttatcacaaggaacaacaagtaattcaTCATGTGACAAAGGTAAATCGGCAGCatgttccactatttgttgctcttgattATCATGCAGAGTGGATACATTTTTAACATTATGGATCATAttattcttgcaagtattcgcatataatagaatctcctttttcAACACTAAAAGCAAGACAAAAGAATTAACCAATTTGATTATATGATTTGTTAATTAATAAGATTCGAATTTTAGAATTGAGCTCTTACTCATAGCACATTCATCTCATAGCACATTCATCTCATGGAGCCTAATGTGCTGAAATGATCGTCAACGCACATTCCAAGGCAGAGCAGTGTACGACTCGTACCTCAGGATATTCGGAGCGTACGTGGCGCAATCAAGTCGGATTATTGTGACAGCGAACGTGACGATTGCTATTGCTACCGGTGTATGCATGGCCGGAACCGAACCACGAGAACAAGTGCCGGGCCGGGCTCGACGCCACCGCACGAAATCCATCCAAATCTAGCCGCCACCGGCACCAGACAGccaatagaaaaagaaaagaaaaatcgcaaatccggcgccgggcgcggccgaTTTCCGCCATTTCCACCCCGTCATCTCGCACTCGCCGCCCAGTTCCGCCAAAATCCCTTGTCAGCCACTCATCCTCGTCGTCATCTCACGCCGCCCTCCCCGCACGGCTCCTTTCTCGATTCCCACCGCGACCCACCCAGATCCCCCGcacggctcctcctcctccccctcaccTCCCCCTCTCCAACGACCCGAATCCAGGCGGATTCCGCTCGTGACTGCCACGGCACCAATGCGATGACCACGCCGTGCCCGGGCGCCGCGGCCCTGCGCGCCCGCTGGACGGCGCGGTCCCTGGCGGGGGCGCTCCTCGACCTCGCCCTCGCCTGGGCCTGCCTctgcctcgccgcgctcgccgccgccttcacccgcgccctcaccctcctccgcctcccgctccCCTGCACCTGCGCGCGCCCGcacctcccctgcctcctcgcCTTCCTCGCGCGCTACCCGCCCCGCGCCCTCGCATCCATCCACGCCGCCCTCCGCGCCCGCTTCCCCTTCgccggccccaccgccgccgaccacccggaggaggaagccgcggaggaggagaaggagcgggccgccgccgccgccggcggtgcggaggaggaggcggaggcgcgcgcggagcTGCAGCGGGAGCTCGAGAAGGAGcgcagcgccgcggcgtcggcggccgaggaggccatggccatgaTACTGCGCCTGCAGAAGGACAAGTCCGCGCTCGAGATCGAGGCCCGCCAGCAGCGCCGCACCGCCGACGAGCGCTGCGCCTTCTACGAGGACGAGGTCGAGGAGCTCAGGGACATCGTCCTCCTGCGCGAGCGGGAGGCCCGCGCGCTCCGCAAGGAGGTCGACGcctaccgccgcctcctcggcctcggccccgCCCAGGACGCCGGctgcgacgaggaggaagaggacgacgacgaccaggaGATGGTCACGCCGCACAGCATGCTCATGTCCGAGGGGGAGCCCAGCTCCTCCAGATCGGTCGATGCGAGTCTGATCATGCAGCAGCGGTTGGGGAACGATTCGGGGTTCAGCTTCAAGACGCCCTTCTTCCGTGAGCAATCCGTGGTGCCGCCTGTGATTGGGGACCGTGGCAATGGGGGAAGCGAAGACGGCATCGCTGTTCAGACACCCGCCAAAGCTACCGCCGTTCAATCGAGGCTGGAGCTCAGCAGCACTGAGGATGAGGATGGGGCAGAGACAGAGGATGATGGAGCAGAAACGGTGGAAATCCTCCCCCTGTCTGCCCGGAGTCACGATTTGGATCAGGGTTGCGATTTACATGTTGATGCCGCTCCTGGTATGGAATCTACCAAGGAGCAGACACCTCATGGGTTTCAGGAGGTAGGGTGTGGGGGTATAGATAAGATTGCCCGTGATCATACAGGAAGTGAGAATGATGCAAATGTCTATGATGTGCATGTAGTTGATGACATTTGCTTCTCAACAGAAGGTATGAATTCATTGAGATATCGAGCTCCATTAATGATTTCTATCTTGTACAAGGCATATGCATGCATTTTTAGTGTGGATATATCATATCTTTGTAGTTGTAGGTCTAGAATTCAATTCGAGGGAGCATGGAGTCTTGATGTCCGGTATACATGTTATGCGTTCTTAATATTGACATAAAATTGATTCACTAAAACTGTTCCAATTGTGAATTTGTGTGCCATTTTGTTAGCTTAGTGttgtttatttcttttattagaATCTCTTTCGATTATATGGTATTTGTATTGCTTTCCAAACCCAGACTACCTCATATCATTCGATTTTTTAAGTGATGTTATTTTCCCCCCTTATCATATTCTTTCTTTATGAGTTCAGAATCAACAACTTAAGTACTCTatgctccctccatttcaaattgtaggtcgttttggcatttctagatacaaaatttttattatgtatctataTAGAACATTTTGCTTATGCCTATCCCTTGGCTTTCTTTGCTATTCCATCCGTATGATACGTATGGTTCCTAATGTTGATTGACATATTCCGAAACTATTCCTTTTTACATAAAGACTAGTACTAAAAATTTAGTTGTTTGTATGCAGCTAAAGGCCTGATTGGTCGAAGCTTCTCAGATGCAACAATGCAAGCAGAGAAATTACAGACTCGAGCTGCGGCTGATGATCTCCTTGGGAAAAGTCTGAATGCCATTAAAGGTGCACAGGACAAGATAAGGCATGCAGCAAGTGAAAGGAGGCAGTCATTACAGTTGCAACTCTTAGAGGACATAGCTAATCAACTTCAAGGAATCAAGGATGCTGCAGAAGCAGGGCGACACATATACTGTGCTCCTCCTAAAAGCTCCAAGAAAAGCTAGGTCAGTATTGAATGAAAATTGCTAGGATGCATACTTTCTTGCAACATCTTTTGCGCTGCATTTAGCTTAATTTATTCATTGTTTCATGGATGCAACATCAGAAATCACATCTGGTAGAAGCTTGAATCTATATTACAAGCAACACTGAGGCAGTCAGTGCTTGAGGCCTATTAGAGCCTGCTAATCCATAAATGATTTAATCTCCTCAGAAGCTATCTTGCTCATCTGGGGAAAGAACAGGAGGCTATTAGGCAAGCTATTTAAAGGAGATCAGCTTGTGAGGTATTGCAAACTGAAGCATCAAATGTTTGCAGACCTTAATTCAACTACATGGACCCACTGCTGACAAATTAGGCAGTCACCAATTTTTGAAGTTACTAGGATAGTCTCTTGCATGATGCAACATGAAGGAATAGGATTATTAGATTGCGAACTTTGTGGCTAGAGTCATAGGACACTTGTTACATTATAGATTGCATCTTCAGCTTGCAGTCTCAGCCGAGTTAATCCATTTGGCTTGTTCACTCCTCACAGTTcttgaaagaaagaaaacaaaacgaAGAACTTAATGTCTATGACCACAACTCAAAGCCAGACATTCTCAAATGTATTGCATAGTGCTATTGCTATTGTTTCACTATTTGCTTATCATCTGAATAAGCCTGAGATTTCTCTCTGTGGAACATCTATTCTCACTTTTTTATCTCGGAAAACAAACAAAATTTCTTCAGTATTATCTTCCAGTATGGTCATTTGCCCGAACACCTGTATGTCTATTTCAGTGAACTAAAGCAACATTTGTTGGAGCACCTGAACCCCTTCTTGTTTGAATCCATCTAGTTAAACCTAAAGCAACTAGCatttcaaagaaaagaaaatctaaaACAACTAACATTTGGATGCAAAGCTTCTCGTAAATTACTTTATTTTATCAGAACTTACTAAAAGTGTGATTAGATTTATGGACAAATATGAAATGTACCACTTAGATTCTTCAAAAATCTGGTTAATGACAAACAATTTATGAAGATTGATGGGGTATTTGACTTGCACTGTAATTTCTGCAGGAGAGGAATATTGTGTCGCGAAAACACGATTGGCTGTGTAAATATTGTTTTTGGTTTGTAGTCTAGTCCACTGATTTGTTGATTCATCAAGTTTTGCTTGTTGTTTTAAGTAAATGTGGATAATTATTTTGTACATGTATATAAACAAACAGGGGATCCATTTTGCTGTTTGTAACCCTGTGATATATGTGTGCTGCGAACTGTATAATCCTGGCTATATGAGTTGTGTTGGGGAACTATGGGCTGGTATAACATGACAGAAATGAAAGGTTTACCCCATTGTTTGGAGGAAGCTTGTTGTTTCGGTTCTCTTTGTTCACCTGAACATTTGTTAGTAGGCCTATTAAACGATGGAAACGATGGTCAACCATTTATGCCTCAACAGCCATTTAGTCCGATTACACGGCGGTTAGCCCCATTAATCAGCCGTGTAGCCGACTTTTTTACAGTTTAGGGGAAGAACATTTGGCTACTTTTAAATTTTCATGCTATCTCATCAGAGTTCTTCCCCCATCCGTTTGTGGTGGTTTATGGTTATATAGGTggtttatactccctccatctcaaattactcttcgttttagcttttctagatacataacttttgctagtACATATCTAGATAGTAtgtatttaggtgcatagtaaaatgtatgtatctagaaaagtcaacaTGAATAGTAGCTTTTTCTACTCCCCCttctcaaattataggtcgttttatcttttctagatgcatTTGGACATAGGGtttatctaagtgcataacaaagtctatgaatttaaaaaaactcaaacgacctataatttgggatggagggagtattttggTTTCCTATTTATCAGCTGGTATATATAGTGTTAACGTGTTCCATGTGGCAGATGAATATATGGAGGCAACTAACGTGCCCCATGTGCTCTATAGAGGCATAGAGCTACTTCCAACTTCCCCGTTGTCAAAATCCTTAAGCCCGCACAGCCATGTATTCTACAGGCAGGGAGTATCCGATCAGATTCTGCAAATTGTTGAATTGTCGAAGTCGTTTTGCACGAGTTCATCATATTTATAAAAAGGCAATTATAAATGAACAAATTGCATTTGGTGTACTACAGTTCTGTGCACGATACGAACTCTTGAAATTCGACTAAATAATAATAATTCCTGCTAATCAGTTTCACCCAACCACACTCTAGAGGAGTGGCACTACTACACTGAATGTCCGCCCACCGCGGTGGACCTGTCACTCTGTCTCACCCACCAACCACCATGGCGAGGCTCCTCGTCGCGGCGGcgtgcctcgccgccgctctgGCCCTGGCCTGCCAGTGCCACGAAGCCgccgagggagcggcggcgctgccgaaGTCGCTGTCGACGTCGTCGCGGTGGGTCGTGGATGAGCGCGGGCGGCGCGTGAAGCTGGCGTGCGTGAACTGGGCGTCCCACCTGGAGCCGATGCTGGCGGAGGGTCTGGGCCACCTCCCCCTCGGCGCCATCgcggccggcgtcgccgccatgGGTTTCAACTGCGTGCGCCTGACCTGGCCGACGTTCCTGGTCACCGacgccgcgtcctcctccctcACCGTCGCGGACTCCCTCCGCAGGCTCAACCtcaccgccgcgctcgccggcgtcggGGCCAACAACCCCGGCTTCCTGGGCCTGAGCCTCGCCGACGCGTTCGGGGCCGTGGTGCGCGGCCTGGGCGACAGCGGCGTCATGGTGATCCTCGACAACCACGTGAGCCGCCCGGGGTGGTGCTGCCGCGCCGACGACGGCAACGGCTTCTTCGGCGACGCGGACTTCGACCCGGACGTGTGGGTGGAGGGCCTGAAGAGGATGGCCGCCATGTTCG
This portion of the Setaria viridis chromosome 7, Setaria_viridis_v4.0, whole genome shotgun sequence genome encodes:
- the LOC117863647 gene encoding uncharacterized protein yields the protein MAAYCNEVRKLEDKFDGLELNHVVRRFNEAADELAKAASGRTPAPDGVFVSDQLKPSIRYPEPAGGNDAAPPDPAAEAGPSDPAVMEIEAGPAAGPDPPTDWRAPYLEYLIHDALPTDKTEARRITRRAKSFAIINQELYKRSHTGILQRCIPIEQGRALIHDIHAGACGHHAAPRTLVGNAFRQGFYWPTAVADATQVVRTCEGCQFFARQTHLPAQALQTIPITWPFAVWGLDLFTGKRFLQFCDDHHIRVDWAAVAHPRTNGQVERANGMILQGLKPRIFDRLKKFGGRWVAELPAVLWSLRTTPSRATGFTPFFMVYGSEAILPTDLEYGSPRLCPRFR
- the LOC117864225 gene encoding uncharacterized protein, whose product is MTTPCPGAAALRARWTARSLAGALLDLALAWACLCLAALAAAFTRALTLLRLPLPCTCARPHLPCLLAFLARYPPRALASIHAALRARFPFAGPTAADHPEEEAAEEEKERAAAAAGGAEEEAEARAELQRELEKERSAAASAAEEAMAMILRLQKDKSALEIEARQQRRTADERCAFYEDEVEELRDIVLLREREARALRKEVDAYRRLLGLGPAQDAGCDEEEEDDDDQEMVTPHSMLMSEGEPSSSRSVDASLIMQQRLGNDSGFSFKTPFFREQSVVPPVIGDRGNGGSEDGIAVQTPAKATAVQSRLELSSTEDEDGAETEDDGAETVEILPLSARSHDLDQGCDLHVDAAPGMESTKEQTPHGFQEVGCGGIDKIARDHTGSENDANVYDVHVVDDICFSTEAKGLIGRSFSDATMQAEKLQTRAAADDLLGKSLNAIKGAQDKIRHAASERRQSLQLQLLEDIANQLQGIKDAAEAGRHIYCAPPKSSKKS